One Sphingomonas sp. OV641 genomic window carries:
- a CDS encoding low specificity L-threonine aldolase yields the protein MRFFSDNAAPVHPAVLAAMAEADVLDTAYDGDRWSGMLDDRLSALFETEVEVLWVPTGTAANCLALAALCPPHGAVLCHHDAHIQNDECGAPEFYTHGAKLLLADGEGAKLTPESLSALLATIRVAVHQVQPHAISITNATEYGLVYQPAEVAAIGALAAERGLALHMDGARFANALVHAGCSPADMTWRAGVTALSFGFVKNGGMGAEALVFFKRGLIEASRYRRKRAGLLFSKGRYLAAQILALLEEDRWLANARNANDGAALIAAAAGGRLVHPVEANEVFLRVTAEEAATLRAKGFDFYDWGVGEARLVVSWNQRAADIAPLAEAIAAL from the coding sequence ATGCGCTTCTTCTCCGACAACGCCGCCCCCGTTCACCCCGCGGTCCTCGCGGCCATGGCCGAGGCGGATGTGCTCGACACGGCTTATGACGGGGATCGCTGGTCCGGGATGCTGGACGACCGATTGTCCGCGCTGTTCGAGACGGAGGTGGAGGTCCTGTGGGTGCCCACGGGCACGGCGGCGAACTGCCTTGCGCTCGCCGCGCTCTGCCCGCCGCATGGCGCGGTGCTGTGTCACCATGACGCGCATATCCAGAATGACGAATGCGGCGCGCCCGAATTCTACACCCATGGCGCGAAGCTGCTGCTGGCCGATGGCGAGGGCGCGAAGCTGACGCCGGAGAGCCTGTCCGCCCTGCTGGCAACGATCCGGGTCGCCGTTCACCAGGTGCAGCCGCACGCCATCTCCATCACCAACGCGACCGAATATGGTCTGGTGTACCAACCGGCCGAGGTCGCCGCGATCGGGGCGCTGGCGGCAGAGCGTGGTCTGGCGCTGCACATGGACGGCGCGCGCTTCGCCAATGCGCTGGTCCATGCCGGCTGCTCGCCGGCCGACATGACGTGGCGCGCGGGCGTGACGGCGCTCTCCTTCGGCTTCGTGAAGAACGGCGGCATGGGCGCGGAGGCCTTGGTCTTCTTCAAACGCGGGCTGATCGAGGCGAGCCGCTATCGCCGCAAGCGGGCGGGGCTGCTGTTTTCCAAAGGGCGTTATCTTGCGGCGCAGATCCTGGCGCTGCTGGAGGAGGATCGCTGGCTGGCAAATGCGCGCAATGCGAACGACGGCGCGGCGCTGATCGCGGCGGCGGCAGGCGGGCGGCTGGTCCATCCGGTGGAGGCGAACGAGGTGTTCCTGCGCGTCACGGCGGAGGAAGCCGCGACGCTGCGGGCGAAGGGGTTCGACTTCTACGATTGGGGTGTCGGCGAGGCGCGGCTGGTGGTGTCGTGGAACCAGCGGGCGGCGGATATCGCGCCGCTGGCGGAGGCGATCGCCGCTCTGTGA
- a CDS encoding PaaI family thioesterase produces MKLTPVTEGVWQGWLRWPGTDPFEDHTGPFFARYDADGTIACGFRPDAKNRNGGGNVHGGALLTFADFSLFMIASAVLPEFHGVTATLNAEFVGGARPGRLLTARGEVVKAGRSLIFVRGTIDDAGEAVMSFSGVIKKINKIRESGQQG; encoded by the coding sequence GTGAAGCTGACGCCGGTGACGGAAGGTGTATGGCAGGGCTGGCTGCGCTGGCCCGGCACCGACCCGTTCGAGGATCACACCGGGCCCTTCTTCGCCCGTTATGACGCGGACGGCACGATCGCGTGCGGCTTCCGCCCGGACGCGAAGAACCGCAACGGCGGCGGCAACGTGCATGGCGGCGCGCTGCTGACCTTTGCCGACTTCTCCTTGTTCATGATCGCATCGGCAGTGCTGCCCGAGTTCCACGGAGTCACGGCGACGCTGAATGCGGAGTTCGTCGGCGGCGCGCGGCCCGGCCGGCTGCTGACCGCACGCGGCGAGGTGGTGAAGGCCGGCCGCAGCCTGATCTTCGTTCGCGGGACGATCGATGACGCGGGCGAGGCGGTGATGAGCTTTTCCGGCGTGATCAAGAAGATCAACAAGATCCGGGAAAGCGGCCAGCAAGGCTGA
- the nadB gene encoding L-aspartate oxidase, with amino-acid sequence MTSSDVLIVGSGAAGLTAALNLADRFNVTVLAKGAINEGSTAWAQGGIAAVLEPGDTFENHVEDTMVAGAGLNDREIVEFVVENAPAAIAQLQKLGVPFAQDGGALHLTREGGHSHRRIVHVDDATGWAVQEALQKAAEAHPNITLVPDQVAIDLATSRHEERYSGAGNVWGVYAVDRKTGRVNLHTARATILATGGAGRTYLFSTAPRGATGDGIAMAWRAGARVSNMEMMQFHPTCLYNLDVKNFLITEAVRGEGGRLINPQTGKRFMTYYDAERLELAPRDVVARAIDAEIKRYGLDYVHLDISHQPADFVRGHFPNIYDKLMSLGIDMTTQPIPVVPAQHYTCGGIIVDRDGRTDLPNLYAAGECTESGLHGANRLASNSLLECFVFGEAAANHIAAHWDSLSPVPPIRPWDESRVTDSDEEVVIKQNWTEIRRFMWNYVGIVRTTKRLQRAEHRIKMLTAEVEDYYGHFRVTPDLIELRNLLQTADLIVRSALHRQESRGLHYTLDWPQTLEQPVDTVLVP; translated from the coding sequence ATGACCAGCAGCGACGTCCTTATCGTCGGGTCGGGCGCCGCCGGCCTCACCGCGGCACTCAACCTGGCCGATCGTTTCAACGTGACCGTGCTTGCCAAGGGAGCGATCAACGAAGGGTCGACGGCCTGGGCACAGGGCGGGATCGCCGCCGTCCTGGAACCGGGCGATACGTTCGAGAATCATGTCGAGGACACGATGGTCGCCGGCGCGGGCCTCAACGACCGCGAGATCGTGGAGTTCGTGGTCGAGAATGCGCCGGCCGCGATCGCCCAGCTGCAGAAGCTGGGCGTGCCGTTCGCGCAGGACGGCGGCGCGCTGCACCTGACGCGCGAGGGCGGGCATTCGCACCGCCGCATCGTGCATGTCGATGACGCGACCGGCTGGGCGGTGCAGGAGGCGCTGCAGAAGGCGGCGGAGGCGCATCCCAACATCACGCTCGTGCCCGATCAGGTGGCGATCGACCTTGCCACCAGCCGGCACGAGGAGCGCTATTCGGGCGCGGGCAACGTGTGGGGTGTCTATGCCGTGGATCGCAAGACGGGGCGGGTGAACCTCCACACCGCGCGAGCGACGATCCTTGCCACCGGAGGCGCGGGACGGACCTATCTGTTCTCCACCGCGCCGCGCGGCGCGACGGGGGACGGCATTGCGATGGCGTGGCGGGCGGGCGCGCGCGTCTCCAACATGGAGATGATGCAGTTCCACCCGACCTGCCTCTACAATCTGGACGTCAAGAACTTCCTCATCACCGAGGCGGTGCGCGGCGAGGGCGGGCGGCTGATCAACCCGCAGACCGGCAAGCGCTTCATGACCTATTATGACGCGGAGCGGCTGGAGCTGGCGCCGCGCGACGTGGTGGCGCGCGCGATCGACGCGGAGATCAAGCGATACGGCCTCGATTACGTCCACCTCGACATCAGCCACCAGCCGGCCGATTTCGTGCGCGGGCATTTTCCCAACATCTATGACAAGCTGATGAGCCTGGGCATCGACATGACGACCCAGCCGATCCCGGTGGTGCCGGCGCAGCATTATACCTGCGGCGGGATCATCGTGGATCGCGACGGGCGCACCGACCTGCCCAACCTGTATGCCGCCGGGGAATGCACCGAAAGCGGGCTGCACGGGGCCAATCGCCTGGCGTCCAATTCCCTGCTGGAATGTTTCGTATTTGGCGAGGCGGCGGCGAACCATATCGCCGCGCATTGGGACAGCCTGTCGCCCGTTCCGCCGATCCGCCCGTGGGACGAAAGCCGCGTCACCGACTCCGATGAAGAGGTGGTGATCAAGCAGAACTGGACCGAGATCCGGCGCTTCATGTGGAACTACGTCGGCATCGTCAGGACCACCAAGCGGCTGCAGCGCGCGGAACACCGCATCAAGATGCTTACGGCCGAGGTCGAGGATTATTACGGCCATTTCCGCGTGACCCCGGACCTGATCGAGCTGCGCAACCTGCTGCAGACGGCGGACCTGATCGTCCGCTCCGCGCTTCACCGCCAGGAGAGCCGCGGGCTGCATTATACGCTCGACTGGCCGCAGACGCTAGAGCAGCCGGTGGATACCGTGCTGGTTCCCTGA
- a CDS encoding serine hydrolase, with translation MIGRLIAGVALLSLSSCGVDERPAHSAAPAAAAAAPSYVVAIPVPKPTPLRINRAPRALEASISQLVREFPGIAGVAVRAVDEGWTVEAGGRRPLPQQSVSKLWVAMTVLDQRDSGRLRLTDAVSLTPADLTLFHQPSAFLVRNGIWNTTVSDLLFRALTQSDNTANDRLLTLVGGPSAVRAFIERKQLGEIRFGPGERLLQAKTAGLTWDQSMSVGNTFAVMRARLDPAVRAAAMQAYIDNPPDGAAPLAIADALARLARGELLSETSTRLLISTMESSRTGRARLKAGAAPGWTLAHKTGTGQELGRRNAGFNDVGLLTAPDGRRYAVAVMIGDTQRPMRDRQQLIQAVAATVTGYRGPSIAAREEESPES, from the coding sequence ATGATCGGACGGTTGATCGCTGGAGTGGCGCTGCTCTCCTTGAGCAGCTGCGGCGTGGACGAGCGGCCCGCACATAGCGCCGCGCCGGCTGCTGCCGCCGCCGCGCCGTCCTATGTTGTCGCGATTCCGGTGCCCAAGCCGACGCCGCTGCGGATCAATCGCGCGCCGCGCGCGCTGGAAGCCTCGATCAGCCAGCTCGTTCGCGAATTTCCCGGCATCGCTGGCGTCGCGGTTCGTGCCGTGGACGAGGGCTGGACCGTGGAGGCCGGCGGCCGCCGCCCGCTGCCGCAACAAAGCGTCAGCAAGCTGTGGGTGGCCATGACGGTGCTGGACCAGCGCGATTCCGGCCGCTTGCGGCTGACGGACGCCGTTTCGCTGACGCCGGCCGATCTCACGCTCTTTCACCAGCCGAGCGCCTTTCTGGTGCGGAATGGCATCTGGAACACGACGGTCAGCGACCTTCTGTTCCGCGCGCTGACGCAGAGCGACAACACAGCGAATGACCGGCTGCTGACGCTGGTCGGCGGGCCATCGGCGGTGCGGGCGTTTATCGAACGCAAGCAGCTGGGCGAGATCCGCTTCGGGCCGGGCGAGCGGCTGCTGCAGGCGAAAACGGCGGGGCTAACCTGGGACCAGTCGATGAGTGTCGGCAATACCTTTGCCGTGATGCGCGCCCGGCTCGACCCGGCGGTGCGGGCGGCGGCGATGCAGGCCTATATCGACAATCCGCCCGACGGCGCGGCGCCGCTGGCGATTGCCGATGCACTGGCGCGCCTGGCACGCGGTGAGCTCTTGTCCGAGACATCGACCCGGCTGCTCATTTCCACCATGGAATCCAGCCGCACCGGGCGCGCGCGCCTGAAGGCGGGCGCGGCGCCGGGCTGGACCCTCGCGCACAAGACCGGGACCGGGCAGGAACTTGGCCGGCGCAATGCCGGGTTCAACGATGTCGGCCTGCTGACCGCGCCCGATGGCCGTCGCTATGCGGTGGCGGTGATGATCGGCGATACGCAGCGCCCGATGCGTGACCGGCAGCAGCTGATCCAGGCCGTGGCGGCGACCGTCACCGGCTATCGCGGGCCCTCCATCGCCGCGCGCGAGGAGGAGTCGCCGGAAAGCTGA
- the polA gene encoding DNA polymerase I — protein sequence MPHLYLVDGSSFIFRAYHVLPKLTNKHGEPAGAVYGYTTMLWKLANDLHKADGPTHLAVILDKSEHTFRNDMYDQYKAQRPPAPEDLKPQFPMIRDATRAFSLPCIEELGWEADDLIASYSKAALAQGWQVTIVSSDKDLMQLLTEPGIDMLDTMKDKRFGPPEVVEKFGVGPDKLGDVLALMGDSVDNVPGVPGVGPKTAAKLILEHGSVEGVLAAAPEMKKGKLRDNLIEHAEMARLSRKLVELACDVPLPQPLEEMALDGIPEAPLRAFLEHHGFKSLLAKLAAEQNEGVDPTPAEPTGVPQEEEPPCNHDGYETVVDEAALDEWIAAARHQGWVAIDTETTAKDPMLAELVGVSMALAPNRACYVPLAHGGSDMFAEKPVQIDRDVALAKLKPLLEDPAVLKIGHNLKYDLIVLARLGVTVAPYDDTIVMSFDLDAGLHGHGMDELAATHLSHSCIAYKDVTGTGKKAIGFHEVDLKAATRYAAEDADVTLRLWRRFRARLPVERATRVYEMVDRPLVSVIARMERHGIKVDRERLAGLSTEFAGQMAELEGVIHAIAGAPFTIGSPKQLGDVLFEKMGIKGGRKGKSGVYSTDVNELERIAADKDSPGKEIAARVLDWRQLSKLKSTYTDSLQEQINPATGRVHTSYSLTGAQTGRLSSTDPNLQNIPIRTETGRQIRDAFVAEPGNVILAADYSQIELRLAAHMADVPALKEAFARGDDIHSLTAQELFGTVDRDTRGRAKTINFAILYGISRWGLAGRLDVSADEAQAMIDRYFERFPGINRYIAETLQAVREQGFTETLFGRKTHFARIKSKVQHERQGAERAAINAPIQGTSADIIKRAMARMEPALAEAGLTGTRMLLQVHDELVFEVPEGEVEAAKPVIERVMATAAEPAVKLDVPLAVEIGTGASWGAAH from the coding sequence ATGCCGCATCTCTATCTCGTCGATGGCTCCAGCTTCATCTTTCGCGCATATCACGTGCTGCCGAAGCTCACCAACAAGCACGGCGAGCCGGCCGGCGCCGTTTATGGCTATACCACCATGTTGTGGAAGCTCGCCAACGACCTGCACAAGGCGGATGGGCCGACGCATCTTGCAGTGATCCTCGACAAGTCGGAGCATACGTTCCGCAATGACATGTACGACCAGTACAAGGCGCAGCGGCCGCCCGCGCCGGAGGATCTGAAGCCGCAATTCCCGATGATCCGCGATGCGACTCGCGCCTTTTCGCTGCCGTGCATCGAGGAACTGGGCTGGGAAGCGGATGACCTGATCGCGTCGTACAGCAAGGCCGCGCTGGCGCAGGGCTGGCAGGTGACGATCGTCAGCTCCGACAAGGATCTGATGCAGCTCCTGACCGAGCCGGGCATCGACATGCTCGATACCATGAAGGACAAGCGTTTCGGCCCGCCGGAAGTGGTGGAGAAGTTCGGCGTCGGGCCGGACAAGCTCGGCGACGTGTTGGCGCTGATGGGCGACAGCGTGGACAATGTGCCGGGCGTGCCGGGCGTGGGGCCGAAGACCGCGGCGAAGCTGATCCTGGAGCATGGCAGCGTGGAGGGCGTGCTGGCCGCGGCGCCCGAGATGAAGAAGGGCAAGCTGCGCGACAATCTGATCGAGCATGCCGAGATGGCGCGATTGTCGCGCAAGCTAGTTGAGCTGGCGTGCGACGTGCCGCTGCCCCAGCCGCTGGAGGAAATGGCGCTCGACGGCATTCCCGAGGCACCTTTGCGCGCGTTCCTGGAGCATCACGGGTTCAAGTCGCTGCTCGCCAAGCTTGCCGCGGAGCAGAACGAGGGGGTCGATCCGACCCCGGCAGAGCCGACCGGCGTGCCGCAGGAGGAAGAGCCGCCGTGCAACCACGACGGCTATGAGACGGTGGTCGACGAGGCGGCGCTGGACGAATGGATCGCGGCGGCGCGGCACCAGGGCTGGGTGGCGATCGATACGGAGACGACCGCCAAGGATCCGATGCTGGCGGAGCTGGTCGGCGTGTCCATGGCGCTGGCGCCGAACCGCGCATGCTATGTGCCGCTGGCGCATGGCGGCAGCGACATGTTCGCCGAAAAGCCGGTGCAGATCGACCGCGACGTGGCGCTGGCGAAGCTGAAGCCGCTGCTGGAGGACCCGGCGGTGCTCAAGATCGGGCATAATCTGAAGTACGACCTGATCGTGCTGGCGCGGCTGGGTGTCACGGTGGCGCCGTATGACGATACGATCGTGATGAGCTTCGATCTCGATGCCGGCTTGCACGGGCATGGCATGGACGAGCTGGCGGCGACGCATCTGTCGCACAGCTGCATCGCCTACAAGGACGTGACGGGGACGGGGAAGAAGGCGATCGGCTTCCACGAAGTCGATCTGAAGGCCGCGACCCGCTACGCCGCCGAGGATGCCGACGTGACGCTTCGGCTGTGGCGGCGGTTTCGCGCGCGATTGCCGGTGGAGCGCGCGACGCGGGTGTATGAGATGGTCGACCGGCCGCTGGTGTCCGTCATCGCGCGGATGGAGCGGCACGGGATCAAGGTCGATCGCGAGCGGCTGGCGGGCCTCTCCACCGAGTTTGCCGGGCAGATGGCCGAGCTGGAGGGCGTGATCCACGCGATCGCGGGCGCGCCGTTCACGATCGGCAGCCCCAAGCAGCTCGGCGACGTGCTGTTCGAGAAGATGGGCATCAAGGGCGGACGCAAGGGCAAGAGCGGGGTCTATTCCACCGACGTCAACGAGCTGGAGCGGATCGCGGCGGATAAGGATTCGCCTGGCAAGGAGATCGCCGCGCGGGTGCTCGACTGGCGGCAGCTGTCGAAGCTGAAGTCCACCTATACCGACTCGCTTCAGGAGCAGATCAATCCGGCCACGGGCCGCGTGCATACCAGCTACTCGCTGACCGGCGCGCAGACCGGGCGGCTGTCCTCGACCGATCCGAACCTGCAGAACATCCCGATCCGCACCGAGACCGGGCGGCAGATCCGCGATGCCTTCGTGGCGGAGCCGGGCAATGTGATCCTGGCGGCGGACTATTCGCAGATCGAGCTTCGGCTGGCGGCGCACATGGCCGACGTGCCGGCGCTGAAGGAAGCGTTCGCGCGGGGGGACGACATCCACTCGCTGACCGCGCAGGAGCTGTTCGGCACGGTCGATCGCGACACGCGCGGGCGCGCCAAGACGATCAACTTCGCGATCCTTTACGGCATCAGCCGCTGGGGACTGGCCGGGCGGCTGGATGTGAGCGCGGACGAGGCGCAGGCGATGATCGACCGCTATTTCGAGCGCTTCCCGGGGATCAACCGGTACATCGCCGAGACGCTCCAGGCGGTGCGCGAGCAGGGGTTCACCGAGACCTTGTTCGGCCGCAAGACGCATTTCGCGCGGATCAAATCGAAGGTGCAGCACGAGCGGCAGGGCGCCGAACGCGCGGCGATCAATGCACCGATCCAGGGGACGAGCGCCGATATCATCAAGCGCGCGATGGCACGGATGGAGCCGGCGCTCGCCGAAGCCGGGCTGACGGGGACGCGGATGCTGCTCCAGGTGCACGACGAACTGGTGTTCGAGGTGCCCGAGGGCGAGGTCGAGGCCGCGAAGCCGGTGATCGAGCGGGTGATGGCGACCGCGGCGGAGCCGGCGGTGAAGCTGGACGTGCCGCTGGCGGTGGAGATCGGGACCGGTGCGAGCTGGGGGGCGGCGCACTAG
- a CDS encoding lipopolysaccharide biosynthesis protein, translating into MAETTQDIAQLAKGGRTNVAGFILRLAARIPFLFIAGRLYGPDLVGRFAIAVVVVELAALVATLGLKRGLAQALSRTTRPHVHVVADGLVVAALLSLAASAVLWSFPEIMYPNTPIVGLDRWLGLIVLAIAWSDVSLAALAYRLNVKAAVTARAVVEPWTISIAAWAFSFFTTRDGLVLSYVASMTAALIASIVPLVRSYGLPRGWVPHLTDLLAMIRDNIPLAGADAFEWGTRNVDRFILGVMFEPKIVGIYYMAQQVASLPQKLKTSFDPILGPVITQSLAANDLPAIARQVRQVAFWIIAAQGCLTLMGSIPGEAVMGIVGPQFVAGTAALVFLLTAEVLASTGAVCETALVYTARHRNLIISAIMLAFQIGLSFALILWMRALGWPEAYQAAGPAIALMASLALTSVIKAWLLGRILSAPVSPLRWPLVWATLAAIIVGAGFTSLPHRFEWVEIVIGIPAIAGVYLFILWRWAFGPADRALFGKMPSADEATLPNVGAPAR; encoded by the coding sequence GTGGCTGAAACCACGCAGGACATCGCGCAGCTGGCCAAGGGCGGGCGCACCAATGTTGCGGGGTTCATCCTGCGGCTGGCGGCGCGCATCCCGTTCCTGTTCATCGCCGGGCGGCTCTACGGGCCGGACCTCGTGGGGCGGTTTGCCATCGCCGTCGTGGTGGTGGAGTTGGCCGCGCTGGTCGCCACGCTGGGGCTGAAGCGAGGGCTGGCGCAGGCGCTTTCGCGTACCACCCGGCCGCATGTCCATGTCGTCGCCGACGGGCTGGTCGTCGCCGCCTTGCTGTCGCTGGCAGCGAGCGCGGTGCTCTGGTCCTTCCCGGAGATCATGTACCCCAATACGCCGATCGTCGGGCTCGATCGCTGGCTGGGGCTGATCGTGCTCGCAATCGCCTGGTCGGACGTGAGCCTGGCGGCGCTCGCCTATCGGCTGAACGTCAAGGCAGCCGTCACCGCACGGGCGGTGGTGGAGCCGTGGACGATCTCGATCGCGGCCTGGGCGTTCTCCTTCTTCACCACGCGCGACGGGCTGGTGCTGAGCTATGTCGCGTCCATGACGGCGGCGCTGATTGCCTCCATCGTCCCGCTGGTGCGCAGCTATGGCCTGCCGCGGGGCTGGGTGCCGCACCTCACCGACCTTTTGGCGATGATCCGCGACAATATCCCGCTCGCCGGCGCAGATGCGTTCGAATGGGGCACGCGCAACGTCGACCGGTTCATCCTGGGCGTGATGTTCGAGCCCAAGATCGTCGGCATCTATTACATGGCGCAGCAGGTCGCGAGCCTGCCGCAGAAGCTGAAGACATCGTTCGACCCGATCCTGGGGCCGGTTATCACGCAGAGCCTTGCCGCCAATGACCTGCCGGCGATCGCGCGGCAGGTGCGGCAGGTGGCGTTCTGGATCATCGCGGCACAGGGCTGCCTGACGCTCATGGGCTCGATCCCCGGCGAAGCGGTGATGGGGATCGTGGGGCCGCAGTTCGTGGCCGGCACCGCGGCGCTTGTCTTCCTGCTCACGGCCGAGGTGCTCGCCTCCACCGGCGCGGTTTGCGAAACGGCGCTGGTCTATACGGCGCGGCACCGCAATCTCATCATCTCGGCCATCATGCTGGCGTTCCAGATCGGACTGAGCTTCGCGCTGATCCTGTGGATGCGCGCGCTCGGCTGGCCGGAGGCCTATCAGGCGGCCGGCCCGGCGATCGCTCTGATGGCCAGCCTCGCGCTGACGTCGGTGATCAAGGCCTGGCTGCTGGGGCGAATCCTTTCCGCGCCCGTGTCGCCGCTGCGCTGGCCGCTGGTATGGGCGACGCTGGCGGCGATCATCGTGGGCGCCGGCTTCACCTCACTCCCTCACCGGTTCGAATGGGTGGAGATCGTCATCGGCATTCCGGCGATCGCCGGCGTGTATCTGTTCATCCTGTGGCGCTGGGCATTCGGACCGGCGGACCGGGCGTTGTTCGGCAAGATGCCGTCCGCCGACGAGGCGACGCTGCCGAACGTGGGCGCGCCTGCCCGCTGA
- a CDS encoding aminopeptidase P family protein, whose translation MSTYTARLAALRDQLASQQLDGFVVPLTDEHMSEYVGAYAQRLAWLTGFHGSAGTAVVLPAEAAIFTDGRYTLQVREQVSGDDWQFVGVPETSVSTWLAGHAKQGARIGYDPWLHTRAWVDEASKALAAIDATLVPVDTNPVDAVWPDQPARSDAQLSVHDDANAGRSSADKRAAVADWLAGQKAEAVVLASLESIAWLLNVRGGDVSRTPVALAYALVNADGTADLYVAPEKMTGAVAQHLGNAVRVHDRSEFQAALGRFAGKRVAVDPSLSVAAIPLAIEAAGGEVLALRDPTVIPRATKNAVEQAGHRAASIRDGAALSRFLRWISIEAPKGGQTELTAAAKLEEFRRETGVLKDLSFDAISATGPHGAIPHYHVTEESSLPIEPGQLYLIDSGGQYVDGTTDVTRVVPIGAPTAEMRDRFTRVLKGHIALATAVFPHGTTGAQLDALARLPLWQAGLDFAHGTGHGVGSYLSVHEGPARIAKPSYPGSGPSEPLLAGMILSNEPGYYKAGEYGIRIENLLLVEERDIKGGEAAMLAFETLTLAPIDRDLIDPALLTRDELAWLNDYHARVAEALAPVLEGDDRVWLLERCAPIDAA comes from the coding sequence ATGTCCACCTACACCGCCCGCCTCGCCGCCCTGCGCGACCAGCTCGCGAGCCAGCAACTCGACGGTTTCGTCGTCCCGCTGACGGACGAGCATATGAGCGAATATGTCGGCGCCTATGCCCAGCGGCTCGCCTGGCTCACCGGCTTTCATGGATCGGCCGGAACGGCGGTCGTCCTGCCCGCCGAAGCCGCGATCTTCACCGATGGCCGGTACACGCTGCAGGTGCGCGAACAGGTTTCGGGCGACGATTGGCAGTTCGTCGGGGTGCCGGAAACCAGCGTTTCGACCTGGCTTGCCGGCCATGCCAAGCAGGGCGCGCGGATCGGCTATGATCCCTGGCTGCACACCCGCGCCTGGGTCGATGAAGCCTCCAAGGCGCTCGCCGCGATCGACGCGACGCTGGTGCCGGTCGATACCAATCCGGTGGATGCCGTCTGGCCCGATCAGCCCGCCCGCTCCGATGCGCAGCTCAGCGTGCACGACGATGCCAATGCCGGCCGCTCCTCCGCCGACAAGCGGGCCGCCGTTGCTGACTGGCTCGCCGGGCAAAAGGCGGAGGCGGTGGTGCTCGCCTCGCTTGAATCGATTGCCTGGCTGCTGAACGTGCGCGGCGGGGACGTATCCCGCACGCCGGTCGCCCTGGCCTATGCTCTGGTGAACGCGGATGGCACGGCCGATCTGTACGTCGCCCCCGAAAAGATGACCGGCGCCGTGGCGCAGCACCTCGGCAATGCCGTGCGCGTGCATGATCGGAGCGAGTTCCAGGCAGCGCTCGGCCGGTTCGCCGGAAAGCGCGTGGCGGTCGATCCCTCGCTGTCGGTGGCCGCCATTCCGCTCGCCATCGAGGCCGCCGGTGGCGAGGTGCTGGCGTTGCGCGATCCCACCGTGATCCCGCGTGCGACCAAGAACGCGGTCGAGCAGGCCGGCCATCGCGCGGCCAGCATCCGCGATGGCGCCGCGCTGTCGCGCTTCCTGCGCTGGATCTCGATCGAGGCGCCCAAGGGTGGCCAGACCGAACTCACCGCCGCGGCGAAGCTGGAGGAGTTCCGCCGCGAGACCGGCGTGCTCAAGGATCTGTCCTTTGACGCCATTTCCGCCACCGGCCCGCATGGCGCGATCCCGCATTACCATGTGACCGAGGAGTCGAGCCTACCGATCGAGCCCGGTCAGCTCTACCTGATCGACTCGGGCGGCCAATATGTCGACGGCACCACAGACGTGACCCGTGTGGTGCCGATCGGGGCGCCGACCGCGGAGATGCGGGATCGCTTCACCCGCGTGCTGAAGGGGCATATCGCGCTCGCCACCGCCGTCTTCCCGCATGGCACGACCGGCGCCCAGCTCGACGCGCTTGCGCGTCTCCCCTTGTGGCAGGCCGGCCTCGATTTCGCCCATGGCACCGGCCATGGCGTCGGCAGCTATCTTTCGGTGCATGAGGGGCCGGCACGCATCGCCAAGCCCAGCTACCCTGGCAGCGGCCCGTCAGAGCCCCTGCTCGCGGGCATGATCCTCTCCAACGAGCCGGGCTATTACAAGGCCGGGGAATACGGCATCCGCATCGAAAACCTGCTGCTGGTGGAGGAGCGGGACATCAAGGGTGGCGAGGCCGCGATGCTGGCGTTCGAAACGCTCACCCTCGCGCCGATCGACCGCGACCTGATCGATCCGGCGCTGCTGACGCGCGACGAACTCGCCTGGCTCAACGACTATCATGCCCGCGTGGCAGAGGCGCTTGCCCCGGTGCTGGAGGGCGACGATCGCGTCTGGCTCCTTGAGCGGTGCGCGCCGATCGACGCGGCCTGA